aaagaaaattgaaaaagaagtttTGTGTGATTCTGGTGAAAATTTGGATGATTATGATATTGAATATGATGAAGAAACTAAAGtaagcataaaacattaaaaaaaaaataactgtttaaGGATCAACTTTTTAAGAATCATTTGAAAAAgtatgtaaaactatttttaatagaaacaaGATGATGGCATTCGTAAAGAAATTGAAAAGCTTATTCGTGATAACATGTCTGAATTAGATAgcggtaaatttttatttataatttttatatttattgtattattttttatttgttaattaattttttttaattataatttattttattttttaattttaaaaggttaaaaataaactttagtatgggtcttttttttttaattttttatttaattatttttatttaaggaatTTTGCAAACTTTTAAGAAAACTCACAGTGGTAATGCAGTAAGTTgcaacattatatatatttaaatatttttgtgaaattatttttataattcaaatagTTCAGAGCtgctaaattataataaatccATTTTTCTGTTTGCATATtcaattattcaaatttaaccctgaaaacaaatattaatctTGGGTTTTgatttcatcaatttttaacaattgataaattcaaaattttaaaaaacttaacactTTTAACACAAttcaacaacttttaaattaacaattaacttcaaaaaaaaatgcaaaaagcgTTATAATAGCTTTGTTATCTCTCCCCCTCTTGCCTTTTAGTAGCAGTTTGTCATTTGTAATTAGTACTCACAAAAAGTGCTGGTCAGAATCTTATCAAGCTGGCATATACCATCATGGTTTGTCACTCTTGGAAAAGAGTGTTTTTCCTGTATAtattactatgtatatatattaaaaacaagaaagacGAATAAGTAGCTAAAACAAAGATAGTCAACTGTCttcttgaaaaaagttttaaaaaagttttgaaactttctcagtataataataaaaacaagttagaGTTTGAAAAGGGAATCAACTATCAATAACCAAATGTTAGTTTCTGGTTCGCAATGACATTAATAATTCTTCTATTACATTGATTACAATGCATGAAATTCAAGTTATCGCAAATTATTGGTTGAAAATAAGGAATTTGTTATgataaataaagctttttttatcaTAACAGATTCAACAATCAAACACTTTTTCACTAGTTGTGAATGCTttatttaatgcaataaaaatataaatgcctAAATAAATGTTCAcaactagtaaaaaaaaatattaatgtacaTGCCAGCTAAAATGCTAACTTAAAGGAGATGCCTGTAgtagtgttaaaaataaaaagactagCATAACTTGTCAAAAAAGCatcatatattttatcattgcCTAAATAATCTAAAAggtatttaagtaaatttataattatccAAGTATCAATGATTGAGTAGTGGTTTATATCCTGTATAAAAAATAGTCAAACCAACGAGTGGTCATGGTTTGTCAACTATTTctgaataaagtttttgtttttaattacagGAAAACCTGGAAGGTTTAGACATGAATGATGATACAAAAAATCTTGTAGCAAAAGAAATAAGAGGGTTCAGGGAGACAtacaaagtaattatttaaagtttcacaagcatattttttgtttataatagttgtcattttattatttttatttttaactttttcttttcctttttctttgttGTTATTTAGGATGAACGAAAAGAGAGGGACAAAGAAAGAGAGCGAAGTCGAGAAAAGGATAGACATCGTGATCGAAGtaaagaaagagaaagagaatatgaaagagaaaaagaaaagcaaagagaaaaagaaagagAACGCGAACGTGAAAAGGAAAGAGAAAGAGAACGGGAACGCGAGCGCGAGAAAcgaaaaagagaaagagaaagagaagaaCGCGAAGAAAGAGAAAGTCGTAGTAAACATGAAGAAGCAGAGGCACCAATAAGAAGTTCTAGGCGTTCTAAATCACGCTCTCGTGAGAGAGATAGAGGAGGTATAGAAGATAATGACGAAGAGTATGAACGAAGAAGGATGGAGAGAATTAGAAAGGATAAAGAGCATGCGTTTCTTGAGGTTTTCAAACTCATCatattctaaagtttttttagtttgaaagtatttattataacatgttaaatgtaattataataacattatttttcttatatataacaGATAACATATTATTgaattattagaaattaaaagaatGGGAAATACGCGAGCGAAAGAGGGCTCGCGACTATGAAAAGCAATCAACTAAAGAAGAACGTAAAAGAacagaagaagaagaagaaagaGCTCATCTATTGGAATTTTTAGAGGATTATGACGATGATAGAGATGATGTTAAATACTATAAGTAAgatgtttttcaatttcttttttagtttactttttttttagtttttaggaGGATCATACTGTTTCATAAGGATTATTTTACTACCGAGTTTTAGTAGTCATGAGgagaaaagaaattttaatatttattttcttcacTTGGTTTCTTGTTCAAAGCaacaataatagttttaattgaTTGACATTAGTGGTCTCATTTGATtggttattaaatattttcattaaagttagGTAAGATTATTCATTAAGTAGGTAGATTATGATCAGTCAGTGTTTCCTTATTTCCactttgattaataattttttaatgtaactagAAATAGCTTATTAAGTTGAAATAAGATTTGTATGTAATCCAAAGATGCAAAGAGTCAggttcaaacaaaaaataactatataaatttttactttaagtttaaaaaggTTAGTTTTACTATAAGTTTTAACAATGtttctataatatttataatttatactaattCATTTATCAAAAACAGAGGGAGTGCTCTTAGTCGACGCATGCGGGACAGAGACCTTGAGATACAAGCTGATGCTCGTGACAAACAAAGAGAGATGGAGGAAATTGAAGAAGTACTTAAGAAACAGTTAGCTGGTGAACctattgaaactaaaaagaaacGTGGAAATGATCCCGAGGTAATTTTtcgtttaatttatttttcatgaaTTTTTCATGAGTTTTTAGAGATCAACTGAAATGATAACTGGGACGCTGCCAGGCtatataagtttttgttttcctatattaacttttttgataccttgtcttattttaaatgattttctatATTCTGAATTTAACCATTAGCCTGTTTTGCTTCATTTGTGGTCAatcaagtttaattttaaagtacagTAGCTGTAATTGTATAGTTGTACTTTGTTACTATTCTTTAACTGTACTTTGATTACCTTTTTCAATTGTTCTTTCTTTAACTTTTagcaaaaagtaatttaaaaaattcaaagcaACTTGAACTTCCCTACTCTTTCATATTACCTTGGTGCCTACCTAAAAATCTTTCATATTACCTAGGTGCTTGTaatactctctctctctctctctctctctctctctctctctctctctctctctctctctctctctctctctctctctctctctctctctctctctctctctctctctctctctctctctctctctatatatatatatatatatatatatatatatatatatatatatatatatatatatatatatatatacacatttatatatatatatatatatatatatatatatatatatatatatatatatatatatatacacatttatatatatatatatatacatatatatatatatatatatatatatatatatgtatatatatatatgtatatgtaatttTCTTAACTAGAAAACATCTATACAACAAGAACTTATGGAAATCGAAAGACAACAACAACCTGTTGCACCACCTGTACAACAAAATCCTAATCTTCGACCAGCTTTTACTGCAATAAATGAAGAAGTAAGTGGAGCTTCagactaaaaatatttgtaatagtttaacaaattagataaaatttaaaagtatttttaaattaaaacttaataattgaGAAAAGTATATTCAAATTAAGactattaattacaaatattttataagtatattcAAATTAAGactaattaattacaaatattttttaaaaacacaaaaagttttttaataaatttataaaaaaaaaatttaatgtatttttattaataatttttacttaattttataatattttttaatcaagttttttatctttatgatctaatattttaatgttttgtatgttTTAGACACCAGATACATCACCTGCTCAGCAGGATACTAATTCACCAAGCCCAATGAGTAGTCCATCGTTCACGAAGTTTAAGCTTACCCCAGAGTCTAAAGGAGCTACACCGTCTCTTAAACGCGAACATTCTGAAGTAAATGGTTCTAATGAGCCAGTGTCCAAAAAGTTTGGTTTTGGTATGAAAGTGGCTTCAaatgttgcaaataaaaataagttaggAACAGTTTTTAATGTAAACGAAGATGTCCAAGGTGCTAATGAAGAACCAAAAAAGAAACTATCTCGTCTTGATGAAGATCCTAAGAAAGAGCCGCCAACAGTTGatgataaaagaaaattgattaaaaatcttatagaaAAAATACCTACAGTTAAAGAGGATTTATTTTTGTATCCATTAAAATGGGAAATAGTTGACGAAGTAAGAGTGATTATTAAtcgtatttaaattattttttagatgtgactaaaaacttgctaaaatgtaaagaatgtttttttagtttttaatcaaTCTAATGtcatattttctaaataatataatgtagcaatttaatttttattacttgctTTAGACATTAGTTGAAAAACGGATTAAACCATGGGTtaacaaaaagatatttgaGTACATAGGTGAAGAAGAGCAAACTCTTGTCGAATTCATATGCAGCAAGGTAgtcttcttttctttaaatggctttttttggtatattatctatatttatattatattatttccTATTATCTATTacttttgaattgattttaatacttctttataaatactttattttgctaattatgatttgaaagttaaattaaatttttatttaattttactttaaaattaaaattatttagggAACCTAAAGTACACTAGGTTGCCTTAAaggtttcttatttttaaaaagatttttttttttaaggtactAAGTAAAAGCAGTGCAAAAAATATCTTAGAAGATGTTGCTATGGTAtgtcaaaaaattgttatttcagAATTTATTTGGTCATCCCCTTATTTTCACTTGGTACTTTGAGATTATCAAAATGGGTACAATAATCTCAGTGTGATACATTGATAAAATATCAATGATCTCAGTGCGATAGTATGGAGATGATCTCAGTGCGATATTAGTGAGAATAAGGGGAATAATATTGAACTACTTTGATTCATTCGTAGGTTCAGTGGAAAAAATGTGTTGCTCATGCTGTTGGTTTAAGATGTAGCTCTTTACGTATGAATGaaaactattcttttttcaaatctagATCTTTGCGATAAGAaaccttttttcattttctgtttGAGTGCTGCAGTTACAGGTATGGCTGCCACTGCACTCAAgaacatcaaaaataaatgactgtaaggttttttaatctttattaatttaCCATCGcaaaattctttattaaaattaagaattttacaaagtttaatgGTTTATTGCGTAACCATTCGATATTTGTCTCaaagaaacaaattaatttatacaGAGTAATCCTTGCCCCAAATATAAGCGTTGTTGCCACTGATCCTGAAAAGAGATTGAAAGCATCATTTTAAAATCACGGAAGCTTGAGAAGGTTTGCCAGGAATAAtcaatcatttttatttcagcGATTATAAACTTGTGATAAGTATACtcgtttaaattttaaaattttttttaactattaacttttttattttatttcatgaaCTCTTTAATATTAGGATGCATAATTGATTTTGAAGTTGAACTTGTTTTTAAGTTGTAAATGTTAAAGTCTACTTTCTGCTTGTTTTAGTCAAGTACTATGATATTGTAATATGATACTTagagttatattatttttttattgcgtaatttttcagcattttcttaatgatttttaagtttttattttgagtattttaaattattttttatctgcaGGTTTTGGACGAGGAATCAGAAGTTTTTGTCGTAAAAATGTGGCGTTTACTCATTTACGAAACCGAGGCTAAATGTCTAGGATTGGTTAAGTAGCTAGATTTCAGGGTGTGTTTTAAGCTCCCTAGTTATATCAACATAAAGAAAGAAATGGCGCCTATGTACTAttaaaaatatcgaaaaaaatgCTTCTTCTAACTGGTTATTAGCTAACACAGGAGTTTTGGAAGTTTATCACTATATTATCGTGTGGTTATTTGACACATGTATTTTAAtcctgtttattaaataaaatcaaattttctaAAGTGAAACtaagtttgataaaattaacGACAATGGGTTATTTTTGAGTTATAAAAAGAAGACTTCGCATACCTGTGttaatttatagttaataataaagtgGTGTGGTTATAAAGCACTTGCTCATAATATATAgatttagttatttttctaTTGCCATTTAACAGAGCGGGATTAATTTTCATAACGTGTTTTGTTATAAAGGCCCTGAAAATTAAATAGATGCATTTAGTTTGGTATTTATCttgtgaaaactttaaaatgaaatataaaagcgttttgaaaaaaaaattgtcatgttgatagtgttaaaaacaattcagataaaaaatatgttaatttttattagaaataaaaatctccgattttgatttgtctttttatttgaattctgCTGGTCATTATGGTTACCCTGTATGATATTGACAATTAGTTTCTATATTAAgatactattaaatatattagtcCAGTATGTTTGCACGCGATCTATCTCAGATTTGATTGTCAGGCATATCCAAATAATTGGGTAAAATTTCACGACCGAAATTCAATTTCAACCGGTACCGAAATTTCGGTTTcggtattttttataaatttggtaACAACCGAAAGTTCGGTTGAAAAACATACCGAAAACCGATTTTCTTCTtatttagaaaaacagttttttttttagaattcacAAAATGTTTTGAGAATTATCACAAAATACCTCAAAGAAATCTGCCAGTTGTTAAATTTCGCTATTAGCTTATATCGCCAACTTTTGTATTAAATCttaaatacataagtttgcaaTTTATTGACGTTATTTAACTGCATTAAATAACGTCAATAAATTACGCTTCACCAAATTTAATAGGCCAtgctttccaaaaaaaaaaaaaaaatgcttacttaaaaatatttaaaatgctcTTAATTAAGGTGGTACACAATTAGGGAGGTcgattttgtacttttttcaaaattttaacttgctGAGCCCTCAGATAGCTGGAAAAATTGTCAGGAATTCGgaacaatctttcttttttttattctactttACTCAAATATttcgcaaaaataaaaactgtggCATTTTACTTTGCACCCATCAACTAAATgctatttttagttatataacaGTTGAATATACAAGTTAGTGTTATATTTTACAGGTTTGCAGGAACCGGTGAGAAAAGGTAGCAAAAGTAGAAGCTGCGTTTGATCCCCaacagtttaaaaagtaaatgagcacttattgaaaaaataattttttaaatactaaaagcTTATCGAAACTTAATTAAGCTCAATTAAAATCATTacgtttttcttatttttttattcaaattaggtattataaaaaataaatttaacacgCAGCGTTTATTTACAGCGTTACAGCTAAACAAAAGTATATGGTTTtaggcttaaaaaaaaatttagttttcaaaatatcCTCAGATCTTATTAGAATCCAATGCTTAGCTTTAGCTGTTCCCTATGTATAATCCAACAATATGTATAATCTAACAATAGTTCCCAAAATtagcaactaaaaaataaattttcaactaaaatttgttttagctttaggtaaaataaaagactttaaacttataataaaagttataatatctatgatatttttaatatctatgatattttttaattattggcatttaaatttatcataatgcATAGAATTGTTGAGAAAGTTAAAAGCAACAAATACAATATATCATTATCTTTTTCCGAATGAAACTTTTTCCTTGAAATTCGACTTTTTTGTTTTCCTACTGCTTACTTATGCCTATTCTGTAAAGAATacactttttttgaaacttcaGAAACAAGCTTTACAGCACGCTCAACAGACTGACTGTGCAATGGAAAGTCTCAGCCGAGCTCACAGATCAGCTCAAGATCTGGTTTATATTCAACTGTATTAAGTAGTTTCtgataaaataatcttttagtaGCAGGAGGTTCATAGATCAGTTTATCATTAAAAACCAGATTTGTCCATGTGTCACACACACCCTGTAAATATTGGACGTTAATACTTTTGGAAAGCAccgaaaaaactctttttagtgTCTTGTTATATACACATAGGTGACTAACCTggcaaattttcaaaatctttaccGACGTCCAAGGaagaaaaagcaatttgaagtttttagtaataatatCCAAAAAAGAACCAAAGAtgtcaaaaatcatttttgtttattggaattaattttcttcaaaagtgAAATTTTCTTGTACAATGATACcaaaatattacaaacacaattaattaaaatagttttacaattttgtgccaataatttcaaatattgctTCTATCAGAGTTAggaattcaatgtttttaacaCTTGGAAACAAAATTCTctgaaatttcttttaaacatttttctgaaaatatttcttctaaCTTTTAAGCTTGTTTGCTGTTAAATTCCACAACTCAGTGTAGAAGCTGGGTTCCATACTCAGGATGTGAAGGGATTTGCTTGAATCTTTGCCAGTGAGTCTTAAACTTTGAATGCATTGCTTCAGTTGCTTGTTCACTGAACAATCCAAGTGCTGACCCATGTCAATCAATGAACTCGGAAATGTGATAAAAAACTGCATGTGCCTTCGGAGTCACTGTAACTGGCAGAGAGAGAAAAGAATCTttgaacttttcaattttttctttgaagtcACCCTCAAGTGACTTTCCAAAGCAGGAAGAAACAACATCTCTAAAATTGCGAAATGTTTCAATGAAACCCTGAGCTTCATAAGCACAAGCCTTTTCAGCCAGTCATTGAAGAATGTCAACATTTTGCAAAAGTTTGTGACATTTATTTCCAGCAAATTGTCCCCTGTGATATGGCTGAAGTTAAATGTGCAACAGAGCAGGCCGTTGTTTTGCTCCTGGCCAAAGatctgaaaatttttgaaaagatgaTTGACAATTCCTAGTAGCAAATGTAGTTCCATTGGTGGAATGATGTCCAAAATAAGTCTCGAGTCTTCCATGTTGATCAAAGAAGGATGAACTGTGTTGTCAAAATCTTTAGCCATTTTGAATTTGGAGCCAGCAGACACAAATGCTCTGTAGCTCTCTTGTATTGAACAAAAACTTCTGGAAACTCCACATTCTGAGAGGTTGTTTGAATCGATGTTACATCAACAGCAGGGGTGTTTACTTGAATGAGACTGAATTCCACATATATTAGCAATTTTGAGATCACAAGAGATGACAAAAGAGACGTCTTCAACATGGATTTGGTCCATCATCACCTTGACACTCGCATATGTTTCAGGCACATCTCCCACAATTGCAACAATGAGTTGACACTTCACACCTCTATCACGAGCAATTGAGTTTGTGCGTAGGCGTGAACTTTTTTGTTGAGGACTTTTTGACTCATCAACTTCTTCTGTGCTTATAATGCCAAGACTAATTTTCAGAAATGAACCACCACCATCTATTCCCAGCTTGACTAAATGCTGAGAAGAGTAATCTCTTGAATGCAAAACATGATTTGTTAGATCTTGCAGGTTTTTGCAGAAAACCATTTATCGTTTTTCTTCTTTTCCCGTTTCCATGGTAAAATTTGACTTTGACAAGGTGAAGAAATCTGCAAGAGTTTGTCCAGCAGCAGAAAATTTTTGCGCAAAATATGGCTCAACTAGTTAAATCCCAGTGGATTTGTTTAGCGTTTAATGCTAAAAGTCTCATTCCTGTATTGGAAAGTCCGGTGTTTAGTCGAACATTCACTAAACTTTGTGTTGTAAGAGGTGTGCTGTTTACTTTGTGAGCAATGGAAGGGcctgaataaaaaaagaacaaacaaGTTCAcctctttcaaaataatttcacaacaaaatctattttttctaGCTTATAAAAATCAGATATAAAATTCAGACCATTGCATAGGATGGTTCTCTATTGGTTAAACAAAACTCAAAGAAGTTACAATAATAGAACTGTTATACACCTATTTTAACCACAATTGTTATTGTTCTAAATCAAAACTAtgttattttatagtatttcaTTGTATTGTAACAAGTAATgtgaaatttaatgtttaaaaaagttttgtaacaaGTAATGTTcgaaaaagagttttgtaacaAGTAATGTTCGAAATTTAATGTTCAAAAAGTTTTCTGAAACTTATATTACAAATCaagagtttaaattttaatggaCTAAATTATGAAGAAATAGAAATCTTAAAAACTGGGGATTCATTTACACTAAACAACTAAAGACCTAATTCAATTCCTCCTGTCCTTTTCTAAACTTTTAGAgcgattaatttataataaattatataaatccatttcaaataacaaaatcttaaataaaaacttcggTTTCCAAAAGCAACACTAAACCAAACAGGCAACTTTAGATCTTATAAACAACATGAACCACTCCTttgtaagtaaaaaacttaaacttggTGTCTTTGTTGGCTTATCTAAAGcgtattttttttcattgtaaatcGTGCAATTCTTCTACTAAGTGTCACCTTACCTTAAACCGGCTCAAAAGTTTCTTGGTAAACAGACAACAATACGTAACtgcttaagaaaaaaaattctatgttACTTAAAATAGAATGCAATTTCCCTCTTGCTTCTAATATTCATTGATAACCTCCCAAAAGCCTTAAGTAAACTGGATGTCGTAATGTTTGAAGataatactaatttattatatacGTCCACATCTGTTGcagaactttaaaattttaataaaaagtcccATCTTAAACGCAGATAAATTCATGAATTAATTATGAACTtttgttaatcaaaaaaataaaaacatcgaaccaatcaaaactataaaaagcttaaatatcatttatacatacaaaaaaaaagagaaacaaatAGGAAAATTCTGCCAACgattatcaagtttatttttataagtatgtgaactatattttcaatatagtAAATCATGTACCAACATATTTATGTGTATcccaataaaatgtttgtttacgATTAGCAGCTTTTTtgcattctttttatttatcttggattctttttatttttttgctaccTAAACTGACAATAAACTgaggaaattttatttataagtatgaatttattaatatatagtatacaaaaaatatataacaatgtaAATTGGTTTTTTGATAACAAGACCATCGGTCATCTGCAAGTTTATTGCGTTCTTTAAATAATGATGACACGTCACagtctatttttatataacacaacgtttgtggtttttattagaaactatacttagttaacaattttattatatatatgacaaatataaattaaaaaattgaaactctTACTTATATCCCGAGCAATGTCAACTTTTTTAGAATCTTTAACCGCCATAAATTAGGTACCGTAAAATAGGTTACTTAAACAGTTTTGAGATCAGAATCGTTCAGCCGATTTGCAATACCTATTGGATTTCTTATAGTAGCACCATTGATGTGTTTGGTATTCACATACTTGAATAGGATGTTCGGGTTTTGCTTTGATTGAAAGTCAAGTTCAAAGAACACAAAAGGTGTAGTAATCAATTAAAGTTCAAACAAATGCAAAGCGTGtaataaccaattaaaaaaGATGTGACAACTTCTTTAATTGGTTATTACATGTTTAGACtagttaaagatttttataccCACTCGCTCTACATCGAAACCGTAGTCTTTATTTATCCATTCGCTTCCATTTTGATTTATTCACTGGGGCGttaggttagaattattttgttctgcCTCCACTTTTGGAAAAATTTGAGTCATTGATTGTGTTATGTACCTCAAAATGATATTTACTAAGACctaagttataaacaaaaaaagttgaggTGAAGACATGCAATTAaattatgcaattaaaaatagttgcAACATaagtagtaaaaaatattttatatgtcttctaaagtttttattttttaaatcaatttatcttaaaactcaaaaatgtggagaacaaaataattctaacttCGCGAGTTTTGCGTTAAGCCTTGTAGTGGTTCAAGAACAATCATTAGTATTAAGCCCGTTGAATTCCATCTGCCAGTCGATATTGTTGAAGTATTtggatatttttacaaattttcttttgtgaTATGTGCGTTTTTCGACCGGTTTATCTAGAACTGCTACGCTTTTAACAGCGTAATCCTGGTAATGACATACTCGAGAACCACGTATGTAACAAAGATTATTTTGGATGTCTCAATGCATGTTGGAAACTCTGgcatatttgttttgtttagggGTATGGTATTGGTATACTAACATAATATTTTGTGAACAGCTGATTACTGCAGTAGGCCGATAGTTGAAATTGATGCATGTCTTCAAAGAAACAGTATATGGTATTGATGTACTTATCCTGGATTGCCAATTATCTTCTTTAACCACAGCATTACTACGAATAACGTAGTAGTGACCTGCCGTTGCCCAGTTGTATTTTAAACTGAAAGGTTCATTGTTCTTTTTTAACTCGTTTCGTAATTGTCTGTATTTTCCTCTCTGTGCTTCCGTTAAATCTGGATTATGTGACTATACCTATCGCTTctactataatatataaaggTTTGTCTGGATCTTTTGACCGCGATCGAAAACATTTTCTATCTTTTTCCGagttaattttaactttagttaGATACTCTTTTAAAGGAACACCTACTTAATGGACCGAAAAACGCACTATATACTAGCAAAACTGTACAAAATGAGATCATCAACATTGCCGCTAACTTGATTCGTGACTATTTTCGTAAGTGTTTAAAAGCTTgtc
The nucleotide sequence above comes from Hydra vulgaris chromosome 09, alternate assembly HydraT2T_AEP. Encoded proteins:
- the LOC100200130 gene encoding RNA-binding protein 25 isoform X5 — translated: MRLLSGFQIGDKKLLVKVDSKTRSQLDRYKEQKKIEKEVLCDSGENLDDYDIEYDEETKKQDDGIRKEIEKLIRDNMSELDSGILQTFKKTHSGNADERKERDKERERSREKDRHRDRSKEREREYEREKEKQREKEREREREKEREREREREREKRKREREREEREERESRSKHEEAEAPIRSSRRSKSRSRERDRGGIEDNDEEYERRRMERIRKDKEHAFLEKLKEWEIRERKRARDYEKQSTKEERKRTEEEEERAHLLEFLEDYDDDRDDVKYYKGSALSRRMRDRDLEIQADARDKQREMEEIEEVLKKQLAGEPIETKKKRGNDPEKTSIQQELMEIERQQQPVAPPVQQNPNLRPAFTAINEETPDTSPAQQDTNSPSPMSSPSFTKFKLTPESKGATPSLKREHSEVNGSNEPVSKKFGFGMKVASNVANKNKLGTVFNVNEDVQGANEEPKKKLSRLDEDPKKEPPTVDDKRKLIKNLIEKIPTVKEDLFLYPLKWEIVDETLVEKRIKPWVNKKIFEYIGEEEQTLVEFICSKVLSKSSAKNILEDVAMVLDEESEVFVVKMWRLLIYETEAKCLGLVK